The nucleotide window AGCTGCTTTTCCAAAATCAAAGCCGCTACCACTACAACAAGCAGTGCATGAAAGATGAAACTGTGAAAGTGCAAAAACCCGCCAACCGGATCAATTGTCCATCCGGGGAATAAAAGTGCAATCGCAGCTCCGGGTAATGTGAGCGTGTATAGTAGTGTAGCTGTTGTGCGATTTGGGAAATAGGCGTGCCAGCCAATAATGAAAATGCCAAAACCGCATAAGTGGAGTGGTGGACTCCAATATGAATATTGATCGGTTACGAGTAAATAAATCTGCTTTGCTACTTCTAAAAACAGCAGCAGCCAAAAAGCCGATTTCAGGAAAAGATCTTGCCTTTCATAAGAAAAACAATGATAAAAATATAAAGAAAAAACTAAAAAAACCGCAATAATGATAAGCCACATTATATGAACCGAATCAAAAATAGAAAATCCGTCCATTTCCCACACCTTACTTTTCGGATTGTTGTTTTCTTGCTAATTTCTCTGCTTTTTTACGGTCGCGAAGCGCTTTGAAAAAGTCTGTTAAAATTTGTCCGCACTCTTCTGCCATAACACCTTCCGTTACAGTACATTCATGATTAAAACGCGGATCATTGAGCAGACGGTATAATGAGTCGACACAGCCCGCCTTTACATCACGTGCACCATAAACAACCCGTGGTATGCGCGATTGCAAAATAGCTCCTGCACACATCGGGCAAGGTTCAAGCGTGACGTATAAAGTAGTTTCTTCCAGCCGCCAGCTGCCTATTTTGCTGCAAGCTTCCTGAATGGCCATGCTTTCTGCGTGTGTCAGAGCATTTTGGGTTGTTTCGCGTAAATTATGTGCACGTGCAATAATCTCATCTTTATATACAATAACCGCGCCGATCGGCACTTCTCCAAGCGCAGCAGCCTTTTTTGCTTCTTCCAATGCTTCCTGCATGTAATGGTGATCTTTATTTTCGAGCATTCGTCTCTCACTCCTTAAAACCTAGTTTAGCATGCTATTGAATAGATGGGCGACAAGAAATAAATCATGCTATGATGAAAGAAAAGTTTGAAGGAGAACAGCGATGAAATCATTTCAAAGCGTGGAAGAAGTAAATGAGTATTTTGAAAAAGCATTGGCTGATCTGGATAAAGAATATGAACAGAAATTATTGACGATTGAGAAAAATGAGCAGCAAGTGACTAGGACTCTGCAAAAGCAGTATGAACAGCAAAAAAAAGCGATTGCACAACAGTATGAACACGAGGAAAAGAAACTTAACCAAAATCGCGACCAAGCAATCGGAAAAATTGAAATGTTATTCGCTAATAAAAGGGAAGTTATATTAGAAAAATATAATATTGTTTGTGAAGAAGAGAAAAAAAACTATCACGTCAATAAAATTGAACTTCTTGAGCAAAAACAAGCGGAAGAATGCAGGAAGTTTCAATTTTATCATGAACAGCAGAAAGCGCTAATAACACAGATTGCACAGGCAACGGATCTGACAGGGGCAATGGAACAGGCATTGGATAATTTACATCAGGAGTTTACAGACACCTTGAGTAAATCTAATCAGCAATTTGATGAAGCAGAGCAGCTGTTTGAAGAAAACTGCCATGTGCTGGTACAAAAGCGTGATGAGGCAATCGAAAATCTGATGGATAATGAAGCTGCATCACAAAGCCAGCTAGATGATCAGTTATTCGAGGCATTACACGATCTGTCCGAAAAAACTGAGAAAAATTATGAGCAAATCGAACAAAGCTATATTGAAAAAGAACAGTCTCTTCAGGAAATGGTATTTGCCCGGCTAGAAAAAATAAATGCTGATTATGATAAACAGCGTGAAAAGTTATTTGAATTACAGGAGGAAGCGCTGGCGCTATTTGATTAGTAGAAATTGGCTATGCATGAATTCATTAAAATAGAATTGTTTGCTTTGTTGTCTAAAGAACGTTGTGATAAAATTAAAAGCATTGACTATAAAAAGAGAAGGAGCACTTCTAATGTCTGTGCCATTTATAACAGTAGAAGGTCCGATTGGTGTTGGGAAGACCTCATTATCTAAGGCCGTATCACAAACGTTTGACTATCATTTATTAAAAGAGATTGTAGATGAAAATCCATTTCTCGGTAAGTTCTATGAAGATATTAATGAGTGGAGCTTCCAAACGGAAATGTTTTTCCTGTGCAATCGCTATAAACAATTATCTGATATTCATGAAATTATTGAAGCACAAGGGCCAGTAGTGGCTGATTATCATATATTTAAAAATCTGATCTTTGCAAAACGTACTTTAAAACCGAATGAATACGAAAAGTACGAGTCGATCTACCGAATTTTAACTGCTGATATGCCAAAGCCAAATATGGTCATCTATTTACATGCAAGCTTAGATACATTAATGAAACGGATCGCTATGCGCGGTCGTGAAATGGAAAAGAACATTTCACGTGACTATATGGAACAACTTTCAAGCGATTATCATCAATTTATCGGACATTTTGAAAAGATGCATCCAGAAATTCCTGTCATCTCATTAAATGGGGATGAGCTTGATTTTGTGAAGAATGAAGAAGATTTAAATTACGTACTACGACTAGTAGAAGAAAAGTTACAACAAAGGAGTTTGCATCAGAAATGAACTTAAGAGAGAAGTACAATATTCCTGCTAATGCAGTGATTACAATTGCAGGAACAGTCGGTGTCGGAAAGTCAACAATGACAAAAGCATTAT belongs to Solibacillus sp. FSL W7-1436 and includes:
- a CDS encoding YwaF family protein produces the protein MDGFSIFDSVHIMWLIIIAVFLVFSLYFYHCFSYERQDLFLKSAFWLLLFLEVAKQIYLLVTDQYSYWSPPLHLCGFGIFIIGWHAYFPNRTTATLLYTLTLPGAAIALLFPGWTIDPVGGFLHFHSFIFHALLVVVVAALILEKQLATNFTDIWRSVLFLLITVPPVYVYNAHFHTNFMFLNRPVKGTPLQWLNDAFGATGYLASLAGVIICIWIVLYILLALQKRRHITE
- the tadA gene encoding tRNA adenosine(34) deaminase TadA, with the protein product MLENKDHHYMQEALEEAKKAAALGEVPIGAVIVYKDEIIARAHNLRETTQNALTHAESMAIQEACSKIGSWRLEETTLYVTLEPCPMCAGAILQSRIPRVVYGARDVKAGCVDSLYRLLNDPRFNHECTVTEGVMAEECGQILTDFFKALRDRKKAEKLARKQQSEK
- a CDS encoding deoxynucleoside kinase produces the protein MSVPFITVEGPIGVGKTSLSKAVSQTFDYHLLKEIVDENPFLGKFYEDINEWSFQTEMFFLCNRYKQLSDIHEIIEAQGPVVADYHIFKNLIFAKRTLKPNEYEKYESIYRILTADMPKPNMVIYLHASLDTLMKRIAMRGREMEKNISRDYMEQLSSDYHQFIGHFEKMHPEIPVISLNGDELDFVKNEEDLNYVLRLVEEKLQQRSLHQK